CAATGACTAAGACCCCAATAAGTAAAAGCATTATTCCAGCAAATACAAGGGAAAAAGCACCAAATATCACGACAATGATGCCATATAGTAACCAAGCAATGAGTGTTGGAAAAATGGTCCGCAAATATAAATTTTGAATATGTTCAATGTCTTCTGCAAGTATCCCTAAAACGTCGCCAGACTGAAATGTTCCTCTCGCTTGCATTGCCTTTGATTCTAATGAACGATAAAGTTTCAAGCGAATATCAGAGGTCATCTTAAGCACCCAGTTATGACTGGCTAAACGCTCTACATATCTAAATGCTGGACGACCTATCCCAAAAGCTCTAGTTAGGACAATTGGAACATATACAAGTAAAATATTAACTGGATGTGTAGCTGACTTACTAATGAGATAGCCCGAGTTAAACATGAGAGCACTCCCACAAAAAAAGGTCATCATGCCCAAAAATAAAACTAACAAGAGTAACTTTTTATACTTTTTAAAGTAAGGACGAACCCAGGTATCCTTTCGTGACAACAACAAATATTTAGATGTTTTCAAACCCAATCTACTCCTTTCATCCCATTTACTAGTTTGCGGTAAAATCCATCATTTTGACTGACTTCTTCGTACGTTCCAGCTTCGACCAACTTCCCTTGATCCATCACTAAAATATAGTCCATTTCTTTCATCCAATGCAGCCGATGTGTCGCAAAAAAGACAAGATGTTCAGAAAATAATGGCAGCATGGTTTTTTTCAGTTCTGCTTCTGTTTCAATATCCAAATGTGCAGTTGGTTCATCAAATAATAAAATTTTTCTAGACTGGTCTAAAAATATTCGGGCTAATGCAACTCTTTGGGTTTGTCCCCCGCTAAGTGTTTGCCCTCCTTCTCCAATCACCGTATCTAAGCCTTTCGGAAGTTCAGAAATCAACTCTGTCAATCCTGCATGCTCTACCGCTTGTATCATTTCTTCTTCTGAGGCGTTTGGTACGTAAAAAGAAAGATTCTCACGTAAACTTGCATGAAAAATATAAGGATCTTGCGGCAAATAAAAAAGCTGCTCTTGCCAACTTTTTTGCGCTAAGTTTGCAACAAACTGATGATTGACTGTAACCATTTCATCCGAAGTAGGCTCTAAAAATCCACCCAATAGTTTGATGAGAGTTGACTTACCCGAGCCTGACAATCCAACAACCCCAACCTTTCCATAACCCTGCCACTCAAAAGAGAGGTCCTTTAGGGTCTCAATTTTCTCTCTTTGTTCATTAGTTTGATAGGAAACACTGGCCTTTTCTAATGCAATTGAATCGTCTTTGCCATAGGTTTTACTTAATGGGAATGTTGCCATTTTTTTAGGTTCTGCTTGATCAAGAATTCGAAAAATTGCCTTTAAGGTGTTCCCACCATTTAAAGTCGCATGGTAGTCATTTGAGAAATCACGTAACGGCAAGAAAAAATCAGGTGTTAGTACCAATACCAATAAAGCAGGCAAAAGCGCAATACCTCCGTTGATTAATTTTAGCCCCAAAAAGACGGCCACGACCGCAACCGATAAAGTTGTAAAAAAATCCAATGCAAACGTTGATAGAATGGCAATTTTCAACGTACTCATCGTAGCTTTACGATAATCTTCACTCACTTGGTAAACATTTTTTTCATATTTTTTACTCAACCCGAGTAGTTTCAATGTTTCCAAGCCACGTAACGCATCGATAAAATGGTTGCTTAAACGCTGAAAACCTTCGTATTGTTTGTCTGCTTTCGCTTTTGCAGCATATCCTAAGATAATCATAAAAACGATAATGATTGGAAAAACAAGCAAGACAATCACACCTGAAAGAATATCTTGGGTAAATAAAAAGGCAGCAATAATCCAAGGAATAATCATCATATTCGTAATTTTAGGCAAGATTAAGGTGATATAATTTTCAATCTGACTAATTCCTTCTATTGCCATAGTCACCATATTTCCCGTTCCTTCTTTTTGAACAAAATTCGGTCCAAGCACAAATAATTTTTTCATAAATTTTTGACGAATGGCTTGAGATTCTCTATAAGCATAGGTGTCCAAAGATTTATCACGAATATACTGACATGCTTGTCGTAGCATAAAAAATAAAAAGAATAAACCTACCTCTACGAGTTGATCGCCCACCTTCCCTCCGTTCCATAAGTTTGTGATACCTTTTGATAAAAAATAAGCCTGCCCAATAATGAAAAGAGCTTGCAGAACAGCAAGTCCTGCAAGCCCCCCAAGAACAGCTCTCATCTTCTCAATTCGGAATAAATTTTTATCCATCATGAGAGTAAGCTCCCCCTTTTCCTAACCCAATTCTTTTGCCAAAAATATAGTACGACCATGCTTGATAGGCAAGGACAAATGGCAGGATTGTAAAAGCAATCTTGGACATCAAACTCAGTGTATAAGGTGTACTTGAGGCATTTTTGATTAGTAAGTCCGTGCTTGAACCTAATGAACTAATCATAACCCTTGGAAACAATCCATTAAATATCAAAACCACCACACCAGCTAAAACGAAACCTGTTGTTAAGAAAGATAACAGCTCTTTGTCTTTCCATGTGCCATATGCAGATAGACATGCACACAAAACGATTCCAGCAAGGATTGCAAGCGAAGAAACCGGACGAGCTTGAATAAAGTCTGTTTCTAGATAAACTAAAACTGCAAACACTACCAATCCCACAAACAAAACTGGATATAACCGTTTAGAAAGTTTTTGTGCACGCTCACGCACACTACCCTCTGTTTTAAGTCTAATATAATTTAAACCATGTAAGAAACAAATCAAGGTAACTGCAACCCCACCAACTACTGAAAAAAGGTTGACATAATCACCAAAAGAAGCATAAATTCCCTTATCAGCTGCTAGAGGCATTCCTCGTACCATGCTGGTAAACATTAAACCAAATAAAAACGGCGGAAGGATACTTCCTATAAATAAAGTCCAGTTCCAAAAATTACGACTCTTGGCTGTCTCCATTTTTTCTCTAAATTCAAAAGATACTCCTCGAATAATTAGCCCCACTAAGATTAAGAACAAAATGATATAATACCCACTAAAAAGAGTGGCATACCATTCGGGAAAAGAAGCAAACATCGCACCACCTGCTGTCAGTAGCCAAACTTCGTTCCCATCCCACACAGGTCCAATTGTTTCAATTACTTGATCGCGCTCTTCTTCATTTTTGACAAGAAAACGTGTCGCCATTCCGACACCGTAGTCAAAGCCTTCCAAAAAGAAGAATCCAATAAACAGAA
The DNA window shown above is from Vagococcus entomophilus and carries:
- the cydB gene encoding cytochrome d ubiquinol oxidase subunit II, producing MSGLQLLWFILIAVLFIGFFFLEGFDYGVGMATRFLVKNEEERDQVIETIGPVWDGNEVWLLTAGGAMFASFPEWYATLFSGYYIILFLILVGLIIRGVSFEFREKMETAKSRNFWNWTLFIGSILPPFLFGLMFTSMVRGMPLAADKGIYASFGDYVNLFSVVGGVAVTLICFLHGLNYIRLKTEGSVRERAQKLSKRLYPVLFVGLVVFAVLVYLETDFIQARPVSSLAILAGIVLCACLSAYGTWKDKELLSFLTTGFVLAGVVVLIFNGLFPRVMISSLGSSTDLLIKNASSTPYTLSLMSKIAFTILPFVLAYQAWSYYIFGKRIGLGKGGAYSHDG
- the cydD gene encoding thiol reductant ABC exporter subunit CydD, which codes for MMDKNLFRIEKMRAVLGGLAGLAVLQALFIIGQAYFLSKGITNLWNGGKVGDQLVEVGLFFLFFMLRQACQYIRDKSLDTYAYRESQAIRQKFMKKLFVLGPNFVQKEGTGNMVTMAIEGISQIENYITLILPKITNMMIIPWIIAAFLFTQDILSGVIVLLVFPIIIVFMIILGYAAKAKADKQYEGFQRLSNHFIDALRGLETLKLLGLSKKYEKNVYQVSEDYRKATMSTLKIAILSTFALDFFTTLSVAVVAVFLGLKLINGGIALLPALLVLVLTPDFFLPLRDFSNDYHATLNGGNTLKAIFRILDQAEPKKMATFPLSKTYGKDDSIALEKASVSYQTNEQREKIETLKDLSFEWQGYGKVGVVGLSGSGKSTLIKLLGGFLEPTSDEMVTVNHQFVANLAQKSWQEQLFYLPQDPYIFHASLRENLSFYVPNASEEEMIQAVEHAGLTELISELPKGLDTVIGEGGQTLSGGQTQRVALARIFLDQSRKILLFDEPTAHLDIETEAELKKTMLPLFSEHLVFFATHRLHWMKEMDYILVMDQGKLVEAGTYEEVSQNDGFYRKLVNGMKGVDWV